In Rhodamnia argentea isolate NSW1041297 chromosome 1, ASM2092103v1, whole genome shotgun sequence, the genomic window TCTTGAAGAGCGAAGGCATCTAaggaatttgaaaagaaagcAGACTTATATATGACGGATGTTCACGTAGGGCTGTCGTTGTGCTTGAGCCTTCGCGGCTTTACAATCCTGTTGAACAGGTATTGCATTGGCCATACCAGATCGTTACTGAGGTATCATTGGCCCATTGCTAGAAGAGGTGTAGAAAAGAAACATGTTTTACATGACAACACAGTGGAAATGATAATTCCAGTCAACTAAGGGTAAGCAAGGGAGGTATGTATGTTCCGGATGCGAGCAGCTGCAGGGCTTGTGCCGTCGTCCAACAAACTTGTCCAGCTAGAGTCTGAAAAGGCCGTCGGAGGGATGCATATCGAGCTGTTACGCCACAGAGAGCAACAGAGAGAGTCCGCAACTTTTGTCTAGGCAGTTTTAATTTCATAGTCTGTTCCATAGAACGAAATTTTGCCGTTGACTTTTTGATTTCTGGCATCTTATTgtatcagaaaagaaagaaaaccagcAAAGAAATGCTCACGAGCACAAAAGAAGCCAATAACTTAGAATTCCCTGTTTTGGTTTTATTCTTACATAAGCTATTCTTGAGTTTTATTTTCTGGGTGCAGTTACATGGAGCAAAAGAGAGCAGAGAGCCAAACAATGCTTCATCAACGCAATCAAATAGAATCCTGATAAGCCGGCAGTTTCCCACCTCTCGGGGGCGTGTTCGCGTACTTCCACGAGTTGCGGACATAGTTCTCATTGCTCCTTTCGCCGGCAACGTCTTCAATCGGGATAGCATCTGAGATCTCTTTCACGTCGTCCTCCGTAAGCTTCACTCTCAAGGAACCAATGTTTTTATCGAGATTCTTGACTTTCGTCGTTCCTGCAGAAACCGCATAATCTCAAAACAGAAATCCCAATTCATGTCATCTGTTAATGAATGTCATAAAAGTTCGATCCTCACCAGGGATCGGCACAACATCGTCTCCTTGATGGAGAACCCATGAGAGTGCAAGCTGTACAGGGATGCAGTCGTGCTTTTTCGCTAAGTTCTCCATTCGAGCATAAAGAACCTTGTTTTTGTCCAAATTCCCTGCTTGAAACCTAGGAAGAACCACTCCCTGAGAAATGAGTGAAGAAGCTTTTAGACCATCGTGTATATGAAtgtgagaggttgaagaaagAAGCGCCCATTAAACTATTAACATACCAGGGGACTATTTGCAGGCAGAGTTTCTGTGACTCCCCTGCCACCGAAGAACCCACGACCGAGAGGGCTATATGGGACGATGCCAATTCCGAGCTCCCTGAAAATTTCGAGAGGCCGGCAAAAAGATTGAAAACGAAAACAAGCTACAAAGAAAAAAGGCTGTTTTTCGGAGAAAAATGATTCGAAGTCTGCTCTGATGGAGGCCAACAGCAATATACCTGCAGAGTGGGACGATTTCTTGCTCGATTTCACGAGTCCAGAGCGACCACTCCATCTGTAAGGCCGTGATGGGATGAACCGCGTGCGCCCTCCGTATGGTGTCGAGGCTGGCCTCCGACAAGCCGATGTACTTGACTTTTCCCTCTTCCACCAACTTCTTCAGTTCCCCCATctgcattttttcaaaaccatTCGGTTTTTATTAATAGCTGATCGCTAAAGCCCGTTCAGAGCATCTGTAATCATCCACGAGCATAAAGAGCTGCTAAACGAACTTACAGTTTCCTCTATGGGGACCGATGTGTCAATCCGATGCACGTAATAGAGGTCAATGTATTCGACGCCAAGGCGCTGGAGGCTCGACTCGCAACACGAGCGGACGTATTCAGGTGTCCCGTTGGTCACTTGTACATCTTCCGCTCCGCGTTTCACCACACCAAATTTGGTGGCTAGCTGCACCTCCTCCCGCGGCAACTTCTTCATTGCCTGCGACAATGATATCATCAAGTTTTTCTCATAATCACATAACTAAGATGTATCAACTAAATTACCGGTTTTGTGCGTTTCGGTTCATTTCACATTACCTTTCCAACAAGAATCTCATTGGTTTTGGGTCCATATATATCCGACGTGTCGAAGAATGTTATCCCCTTGGCGAACGCGTCGGTGATGATCGATATGCCGACTTCCTCCGGGACAGGATCATTGTATGCACCCGTGAGTCCCATGCAGCCAAAACCCAACTTCGAAACCTGCAATTATCCGAAAACATCATCATCACCGTcgtcagaagaagaagaaacgacaACTCATACATCTCAGCATGAAAGCGAACCTCAAGACCCTGAGCTCCGAGTTTCACTCGCGGAATCCGAACCCCTCGATGCTCGGCCATCTTCAGATGATATCTTGAAGCTGCTACCTGCTGTGTTTTTCTGGTTTCATGATCGTTAAAATCTGGTGCATATTTGTAGGAGTTGAGGCGACGAGGATAAGGCAAGGGAAACTTCAAATTAAGGTTTGACCATGACCCATCTGCTCGAGCTTTGCATCGCCCAGTACGTCACTTCATATATGACGTGACTTGGTTATACTATTTACTAGATTCTCGATATTTATCCGTGCACTTGTGACGTACTGGCTGATGCAAACCTTGTAGTATCCAACAACACGTGGAGGCTGTAGAGCCGTTGGGCATCCTGCTTACGTTGGTGGGTCACGGTCCAACAACACGTCAAATTATGAATAGCGAGAGGTGGATTGAAAAGTGGTGTTTGACCCACGACCCATCGCGGAAGCAGATGTCCGGGGAGCCGTCGGATACTTCGAAGAATTGGATCGCCCCGTATGTCACGAGCGATGGCCGCCGgctcccaataaaaaaaaatttcaaaaagttcaaaaaatatttaaataattataaaaattatccatattaaCGCTGACCACGACACGTATGGCAAGgatgtccacgtcaatgattttcggccaaaattggccgaaaggattgcattaataaataattaaaaggttaaggattaaattgacaaaattaaaaattctaagattttttggataatttttctcaaacaaTTTTGTAGGATACCATACCGAGGATTCTTAGGTTTACGCAACGGCTTACACCTGCGTCGGTACCTTGGGGGGCCCACCAGCcatggccccccacttaagtcacGAAGTCGAGTTGGGAGTTTCGAACTAGTGATCTCACATAGCACACTCTCAACCAACTTAGCCATGCGTGGGTGGATAATTTTATTTAGTTTATATTCACAtttagcagaaaaaaaaattactacagTAGGTATCCTAGTTAGCACATCATATGTTATTTTCTTGGACTTTTATGTCACGTATAATGTAACTTGGCTACAGTATCCTAGTTTATTTAGGCCCGATGAGAAGAGCAGTTACCAACCTCACCTTTCAGCATCTCATACATTATATTGCAGTCCTAACACTTTCAGAACTGAAAAACAAGAACAGAGGAAACTCTGCTCGCCACATTTCAGATTTTAAACCTTCATAACTTGTACCATTTGGTACTTC contains:
- the LOC115743876 gene encoding probable aldo-keto reductase 1; amino-acid sequence: MAEHRGVRIPRVKLGAQGLEVSKLGFGCMGLTGAYNDPVPEEVGISIITDAFAKGITFFDTSDIYGPKTNEILVGKAMKKLPREEVQLATKFGVVKRGAEDVQVTNGTPEYVRSCCESSLQRLGVEYIDLYYVHRIDTSVPIEETMGELKKLVEEGKVKYIGLSEASLDTIRRAHAVHPITALQMEWSLWTREIEQEIVPLCRELGIGIVPYSPLGRGFFGGRGVTETLPANSPLGVVLPRFQAGNLDKNKVLYARMENLAKKHDCIPVQLALSWVLHQGDDVVPIPGTTKVKNLDKNIGSLRVKLTEDDVKEISDAIPIEDVAGERSNENYVRNSWKYANTPPRGGKLPAYQDSI